GGGAGGCCTAAAAAAATGTATCTTATATTCATTCCAAATAGATACCATCTCTTTGTCTGACGTCACCAAGGGAGTATCAAACCTTTTAGAGAGAGCCAAGGCGAAGCAGTCGGCGAAGGCCAGAGTATCTTTTTTATTTAAAAATTTAGCCTTGAGACGTGCAACTTCTTTACACATGTCACCATCCACGATCTCATAGATGGTCACTCCACATTTCCGCAGATCATCCGAAAACTCCTGAACCTTCGATTCACCCTCCTGGCTCCTCATGAGGTCATAAAGCACTTCGCACCAGTTTACGGCATGGATAGCGCAATCGTTGTTCACTAATATTTCGGCGACGCAGTCGGAACCCTTTTCGCCCCTAAAAAAGGCTATTAACGAGCAGGCATCCAGGATATAATCTACCATTTTTCTTTGGCAGCTCTTTTTTCTTCAAGAAACTTATCGGAACTGCTCAGAAACTCGCTGTACTTACCGCAAAGTTTATGGATCATCCTAGGGTCTTTCGGCTTACGGATCTCCTCTTTTTCCTCAACATACCTCGCTTCTGTCTCACAACGCATCAGGATCCCTCCTCATATCAGTAACTTTTTAGGTTTAGGATACCTGCTCTAGCCTGATTATAGCATCGACAACGATTCTTCACCTACATCCCCGAGACCCCGTTCCTTACCAGGTCCTCTATGGTCCCTCTCTTGGCGATCGTGGGCTTTCTCTCGGTATCGGTATAGCCTCCTTCGTCGCCGGAGAGAATCTCACTGGCGGCCTCTAAGAAGCCGACGAACTGCCAGTAGGTCCAGCGGTGGAACATAGTATCTTCGTCAATCCCGAAAGCTCGCCTCATGTGGAGGCAGAACTTAGGCCATCCCAGAGGATCGTTATCGCCGTCCTCCTCTCTCTCGCTGGACCTATCGTGAAGGTCCTCCAGGATCTCGCTAACCTGGTTTGCCTCCCACACAATGCCCAAAAGCCCGGCCTTAACTTCCATATCCTCCGCAGGAAGGGACTCCGCTGTGGGAAAGCAGTCCATCAGCAAGGGGTCCAGAACCTTTCTGTCGGACAAAAGGGCCTCCATCGCCTCCCTCCTGTCGGGTATTCTGTCTTCGCAAAGCTCCTTTATAGCCAGCACAAGGGCGGAGACGTCCGCCTTTGTGAGGTATTTCAGCCTGTGAGCCTTCCCCCCTATGGTTATAACCAGCCTGGGAGGATCGGGGAAATGGCGAATAATCATTACCAGCCTCCTCCGGGAACCGCCACCGCTGGAACGTCCATGACGGTCATCAACTGCTGTCCCGCTGGCTTGCTGCTGTCCGCAATAGCGGTAACCTTTACCGCCAGAGGGGCCTCAGAAGCCTCTTTGAAGGCCATGGCAAAGTTGCCCTTTACCTTCCCCTTCCAGATCCGAATGTGACGATACAGGCCATCCCGACGCTTGTGGTAGAAGTCCACCCTGAAAGTCTTGTCTGTAGAGGCTCCACCACCGACGCCAAAGCCCTTACTCTCGTAGGTCCTGTAGGTATATGTTACCTTAACGTCCTCCCCGTCGGCGACCTTCGAGGAGGAGGGAACCCTGTAGATCTTGCCTTCCAGACGGTCCAGATAATAGTCGGTTCCCTCGGTCAGGGCGGTTCCCGATACGGTGGTGACCGTGGCGTTCCCATCGACCCTGCCCTTTGCCAGCATGGTATGGGTCGAGTCGAACAGAGCCACAACCTCATCGGTGGCGGTGGCCGTCCCGGACCCTCCGGCGATAGGGGCATACTCGGGCATAATCCGACAGATAACGTCGAGGTTCGTCTCAAGCATGTTGAAGTCCAGGCTCAAAGACTCCCCTACCAGGGCAGACAGGACCACCGTCGCAGGGAACCCGGCCTTGAGCTCGTACATCTCCTTCTCGTGGTCGAAGGTCAGATCGTCTTTAAGCTGACCAACGTCCTCGCCGTCGAGATACATCTTTCCCGATCCCAGGATAATGTTGTTGGGATTTCTTACGTTTGCCATCTAAACCACTCCCCTCACCACTCAGCTATAGCCAGCTCGATCTCACCGACGAAGGCCGGGGCCTGCTCGGAGCTGTGAAGATCGTAGCCGGTGTAGGTTATCCGATACTGAGATCCCACAGGTTCCAAAGCGGCAATCAAAAGCTCCCCCAGCTCGTCCACCTGGAGGAAGCCCGGAAAGGTGACCAGGTTGTCCTCTCTCTCCACTGAACCGTTGGACACAGCCCAGGTCATAACAATCTTATGCTCTCCTTTGCCTCCCATGTCGAAATCGCTCTTGTCGGGGATAAGGATCACCGTTGGGAGCTCATCGTCTACCGGAGGACGACGGGCGTTGTACCCCGCCATGATCGTCGGAGGCTTCCCGAACTTCTCCATACAAAAAGCCCGGACCTCATCGGACCGGGCTATCATGTCTCGCACATCCATCATTACCTGAGTCAACCTCATAAGGCTACCACCAACTCCCATACACTTTATGTTTTCTCTTCGGCGGAGTCTTCATCTTATCGTCCATATAGCCGTCGATCTTCTTGACGAAATAGCCGGGAATCCTCGGAGCCAGGGCCTGCCTCATAGGATCTATAGTCGGCCTGGCGGGTATGTTTATCTCCGTGGTACTCCGTCGGAGGAACGCCCCGGTCTTCTTTACACCCCTCTTTCTGCTCTTACCGTATCTGGCCCCATTCCACCAAAACCGCCTCATCTTGTCGGTTACCGGGATCTTCTTGCCTTTTTCGTGGATCGACCCCCAGTAGACCGCACTCCTGGAAAGCCACCCGACCGAAACCGACCCATCCTCATCCTTATACTGATACCCGACGGCTTTACCTAGCTTGCCCAAAATCTGCCCCTTGGCGGACCCCTTTTTCATGGCAGAACGGCCAGATACCTTTCTCCTGCTCAGCCCTGCCAAAGGGGCATAGCGACGGCCACCGGGAGAGCCGCTTTTTATGCCCTCCCTTATCTCCTTCTGCATCCACCAGCCCAGGGACTTCAAGGCCCTGCGGCGCATATTGGGCATTACCTTTATGACGTCCTCAACCCATGGAGTTGCCATATCCTCCCATGAAATAGTCACCGACAAGGCAATCCCTCCTCAAAACACCGATCTATCGGTGCGGACCTCCAGGAGTACCGTGGCCACCGATCGGGAGATCTCCCGAACCACCGACCACCCCTCGCCGGAGATCTCCACGATATCCCCTTCCTCTGGGGTAACGTCCGACAGCTTCACCCTTATGGTTCCCTCGGTGGAAGACCCCTCACTGCTGAAGCCTGTGCCGTCTTGGGCACTCCTGCCCCGCCTGACTATGGCCCGGATCTCCACCCCGTTGTAAAAGATCGTCTCCGCCAGATCTCCCGCCATGAGGGACTCAGCGGCCGATACCAGGTGATCCCGAAAGGAAGCCATCAGTCTATCTTCACATCTACCGTCGAAACCGAGGCCGCCTTAGGGGCGAAGACATACCCGGCCCTGGGCTTGTCACCGGTTTTGTCTTTCGTTACCTTGCCCACAGAGGCATCCCAGAAAAGCTCCTCCCCAGGCAAAAAGCCCTCCCCTGTAACCGCAGGAAGCTGAAACACCCCAGAAACCGCCAAAGCTCCCAGGTTCCCAGCTGGGATGTCGGTCACCGCAACCCCGATACGAACGCCTAAAACCACCACCTGATCCACAAAAACATCGGCATCGGGGGAATAATCCATCCTGCTTCCGCTTTGAACATAACTCCTCATAGTCTCTCCTCCCTTCAAATCAAAGAACCCCGGAGCCTATGCCCCAGGGTTCTTCTGAAAGCCTCGCCAATCCATGGCCTTGGCCCCTACGTCTATACGCACTTTGTAGCTGGTTCCGTCCACGTTCCAGACCTGCTGCTGTTCCAGATAAGGCTCCTTTATCCCGTTCAGGAAAAACAGCTTTACCGTTTTGCCCTTCTCGGCGGCAAGGTAAAAAGCGGTCTCGCTCACGTCGTCCAGCCTGGGATCTGATACAAGCTCGAAGGCCCCAGCGTAAGGGTTAGATCCTCCTCCGGTGGCCTTATTGGCGGAGGTATCCACCGAAAGAGGGGTCTCGGTCTGCTTCAAAAACCGCCTCGCCGCCAGCTCCAGAGACACAGGAACCACGAGAAACTTGGGAACCACCGTCAGACGTCTCTTGCCACTGAGGTCGGTCTGCCTCTTCATTGCCATAACCATAGTGGACAAAGCGGCAAGGGTGGCCTCGAAGTCGGTAAAGCTGAAAGCCGCGGCGGTCTGGAGGTTGTTGTGGGCGGCACAGAACAGATCCTTCTTGTCCCCCATCTTGGGGTTATCCAAAAAGGCCTGGTATCCCACGTCGGCGACCTTACGTCTGGCGGCCTCGCCCATCTTCTTAGGCGTGTCGGTCAAGACTCCGAGGGCGTCGTTTATAATCGCCTGCCTGGAGATCGAAAACACCCTGCCGAAGGTCCCTATCTTCCAGGCCTCCGACTCCTCGCCCATAGACCCTGCCTTGTACTCCCCGTCCTCGGTTATAGGGAGCAGATCGTCAACCTCTCCGGCCCTGGCCCCTCGATGCTCTTTGAAGTCCGAGACCACGCCGGAGTCGTCCATCCACTTAAGGTAACTCTCCTCCTGGAAGCCCCATCCGTCCATCAGGGAAACCCTGGCGACATCGCCCAGGAGAACCGGCAGATCAGAGGTGGTGAGGGCACGGCCTATCATCTCCATGGGATGAAAGCCCGGACTCTCGCCGTTTCTGACAAGGCACTCCTCCGCCAACCTCTCAAGCCGAAAACCCCGAAGATCCGCCGCACCGGGAGCTGGCTCTTTCACATCCACCCCACCACGAAGACAGAGGGCATCCACGGCGGCAGAACGAAACTTCTCCTTCTCGTCTTTAGTCACCGTCCCAGGGACGTTAAGAGGCTGTCTGTCCGCCTGGAGCCTCTTTATAACCTCCGCCCTCACGGCCTCCACGCTGGCCCCCGACCTAACGAACTCCTCAAGGTCCAGGCTAAAAGACCTTGCCATCTGCTGGATCTCCGAAGCCCTCTCCCGCTCCTCCCTGATAGCCCTGCTGATCGAATCAACACCGCCGGTATCGGGGTTGGCTGGCCCCTCCGGCTGTCCCTGGGGCTGATTCCTATTCTCCGTCTGGCTCTGGCCCTCCGGCCCCGTCCCCGCTCCGCTCCTGGTTCCATCACCAGGCAAAGGCACATTTCTTTTCACTTCGTCGTCTCCTCCTTCTGCGTCTGCACTCCGACCGATCCCCACCGAGGAATCGGCAGGAACGGACACTATAGAAATCTCAAGCCCTTCCCACCGGGTGGCAACAAAACAGGGGCCGTTAAACCGGCCATCGCTTGAGACGCTGCCGGACCGCACTTCCTCCCAGTTGTTCACCCTGTAGCCCACCGAAACGCCCTTCAAAGATCCAGACAGGACCTTTCGATACACCTTATCGCTTTCCTCGTCGTCGTCGAACCGGACCAGGGCCTTGCCCTTCCTGGTGGCCTCGTCGATCCAGACCTTCTCTATGGCCCCTATAGGTTGATCCGACCTATGGTTCCACAGGAGGACCCCCATTTCCTCAAACCGCTTAAAGTCCGCCGCCCC
The uncultured Dethiosulfovibrio sp. genome window above contains:
- a CDS encoding prohead protease/major capsid protein fusion protein translates to MSRKGRKRKDDLMTIGRYGRRDQPSEDVRYQEIAGFEGRKVEEGSRTVELSFSSESPVTRWNTTEYLSHSPGAADFKRFEEMGVLLWNHRSDQPIGAIEKVWIDEATRKGKALVRFDDDEESDKVYRKVLSGSLKGVSVGYRVNNWEEVRSGSVSSDGRFNGPCFVATRWEGLEISIVSVPADSSVGIGRSADAEGGDDEVKRNVPLPGDGTRSGAGTGPEGQSQTENRNQPQGQPEGPANPDTGGVDSISRAIREERERASEIQQMARSFSLDLEEFVRSGASVEAVRAEVIKRLQADRQPLNVPGTVTKDEKEKFRSAAVDALCLRGGVDVKEPAPGAADLRGFRLERLAEECLVRNGESPGFHPMEMIGRALTTSDLPVLLGDVARVSLMDGWGFQEESYLKWMDDSGVVSDFKEHRGARAGEVDDLLPITEDGEYKAGSMGEESEAWKIGTFGRVFSISRQAIINDALGVLTDTPKKMGEAARRKVADVGYQAFLDNPKMGDKKDLFCAAHNNLQTAAAFSFTDFEATLAALSTMVMAMKRQTDLSGKRRLTVVPKFLVVPVSLELAARRFLKQTETPLSVDTSANKATGGGSNPYAGAFELVSDPRLDDVSETAFYLAAEKGKTVKLFFLNGIKEPYLEQQQVWNVDGTSYKVRIDVGAKAMDWRGFQKNPGA
- a CDS encoding DUF2190 family protein, which produces MRSYVQSGSRMDYSPDADVFVDQVVVLGVRIGVAVTDIPAGNLGALAVSGVFQLPAVTGEGFLPGEELFWDASVGKVTKDKTGDKPRAGYVFAPKAASVSTVDVKID
- a CDS encoding type II toxin-antitoxin system VapC family toxin, with product MVDYILDACSLIAFFRGEKGSDCVAEILVNNDCAIHAVNWCEVLYDLMRSQEGESKVQEFSDDLRKCGVTIYEIVDGDMCKEVARLKAKFLNKKDTLAFADCFALALSKRFDTPLVTSDKEMVSIWNEYKIHFFRPPKLWFTPHPMIKKAMNGEIKIDRYTSESEIVPIVNRLIQETAWLLKASFLDRTRFEAGFSAVLEDSPDDGRSKTLSLNMGAELAELYNPSLLMEALLVGVLAGAGYGPELE